A genome region from Paramisgurnus dabryanus chromosome 12, PD_genome_1.1, whole genome shotgun sequence includes the following:
- the btbd7 gene encoding BTB/POZ domain-containing protein 7 isoform X1, translating into MGVNASSYPHSCSPRFGGNSQTQQTFIGSSYAPQGYGGESKLYSLEHGPEKPQDKKKKSSGLATLKRRFIKRRKSSRSADHARQMRELLSGWDVRDVNALVEEYEGTAALKELSLQAGLARPEVRTLQRDLATLYQHKYCTDVDLIFQDSCFPAHRAILAARCPFFKTLLSSSPGYGAEVLLDVGTAGMDAPMFSSLLHYLYTGELGSEDARLQNVDVLVRLSEEFGTPNSLEADMRNLCEHMPYFDSLLSFSSDSELVEAFGAGGPAPSIGGVGSAGVSHSSPDEELRAHKAVLSARSPFFRNLLQRRIRSGEEITERTLQTPTRIILDESIIPKKYARVVLQCMYTDVVDLSLVLRGSPSEGSLGEVQALVAGRGCMSRAEEAMELYHIALFLEFSMLAQGCEDIVAESISLDTVVAILKWSSQPYGSKWVHRQAMHFLCEDFSQVMTSDVLYELTKDHLLTAIQSDYLQASEQDILKYLVKWGEHQLIKRMADREPNLLSGTAHSVNKRGVKRRDLDLEELKEILSPLLPFVRTEHILPTNSEVLSDTMKRGLISTPPSDMLPTAEGGKANAWLRQKSAGIYVRPRLFSPYVEEAKAVLDEMMVEQTDLVRLRMVRMSNVPDTLYMVNNAVPQCCHMINHQQMAGSQTAPPSVVANEIPVPRLGVVKEMIRRLQELRHTDQVQRAYALNCGEGATVSYELQIRVLREFGLPDGAAELLQNPHKFFPEERFGDESPVLALRQSGRCRVNSTPAVESMFTDLESLVGFHPPLPPPPPPYHPPSIPGHSQQQFKAGWRPRVPSQAPSRSFSYPCNHALLHRQPSSKMASPVYPPGTKPLPPDCTSAPGGRSLHPDKQMQNMEPVMPDIAMGVSAMSLKERRLPEVSMEVESHESHPHMSTAPPASHGYSSRHPHSSRKRHAAEPKPEGPQPDFPDLYEFPGRHVPPYSGPDLYIHSRQAGSGPPPPAYSEPSDSLRLDVLEQPPQRLDLAIVSQAAVAQGAQRSRAMNETDLTCGLGPSTEQYEEWPTNRRPAPEGIGLVLGGNVGTGEEGGLGARDRRSPNKPEYPYRKSAL; encoded by the exons ATGGGTGTGAATGCCTCCAGCTACCCACACTCGTGTTCACCTCGATTCGGGGGTAACTCGCAGACCCAGCAGACCTTCATAG GCTCCTCCTATGCACCACAGGGTTATGGCGGTGAGTCTAAGCTCTACAGCCTAGAACATGGCCCTGAAAAACCTCAGGACAAGAAGAAAAAGAGCTCCGGTTTGGCAACCCTCAAGAGGAGATTCATTAAGCGACGCAAGTCCAGTCGGTCGGCTGATCATGCTCGGCAGATGCGTGAGCTCCTCTCAGGGTGGGATGTCCGTGACGTTAATGCCCTGGTGGAAGAGTACGAGGGCACAGCAGCACTCAAAGAGCTTAGTCTGCAGGCAGGCCTGGCTAGGCCCGAGGTTCGTACCCTGCAGCGGGATTTGGCCACCCTTTATCAGCACAAGTACTGCACTGATGTGGACCTGATCTTCCAGGATTCCTGCTTCCCAGCCCACCGTGCCATCCTGGCTGCACGCTGCCCGTTCTTCAAGACTCTACTTTCTTCATCACCAGGCTACGGGGCTGAGGTGTTGTTGGATGTTGGCACGGCAGGCATGGATGCGCCCATGTTCTCCTCATTGCTGCATTACCTTTATACAGGCGAGCTGGGCTCAGAAGATGCGAGGCTGCAGAATGTGGATGTGCTGGTAAGGCTGAGCGAGGAATTTGGTACTCCTAACTCCCTGGAAGCGGACATGCGAAACCTCTGCGAGCACATGCCGTATTTTGACTCTCTGCTTAGTTTTTCCTCCGACTCCGAGCTTGTGGAAGCATTTGGAGCAGGCGGACCTGCTCCGAGCATTGGGGGGGTTGGAAGCGCAGGTGTAAGCCATAGCTCACCTGATGAGGAGCTGAGGGCCCACAAGGCTGTGCTCTCAGCCCGCTCGCCATTTTTCCGCAATCTCTTGCAACGACGCATCCGGTCGGGGGAGGAGATCACCGAGCGCACTCTGCAAACCCCCACCCGGATTATTCTCGATGAATCCATCATCCCTAAAAAATATGCCCGTGTGGTCCTGCAATGCATGTATACCGATGTAGTGGACCTTTCGTTGGTTCTGCGTGGGAGCCCCTCCGAAGGCAGTTTGGGTGAAGTTCAGGCTCTGGTGGCTGGGAGAGGATGCATGAGCCGTGCAGAAGAGGCCATGGAGCTCTACCACATCGCTCTCTTCTTGGAATTCAGTATGCTGGCTCAGG GCTGTGAAGACATTGTGGCAGAGAGCATCTCGCTGGACACGGTGGTGGCCATTTTAAAGTGGAGCTCGCAACCTTATGGCTCCAAATGGGTTCATCGGCAGGCCATGCACTTCCTGTGTGAGGATTTCAGCCAGGTCATGACCTCTGACGTCCTGTATGAGCTCACAAAGGATCACCTGCTGACAGCCATTCAGTCCGATTATCTACAG GCCAGTGAGCAGGACATCCTCAAGTATTTGGTGAAGTGGGGTGAGCACCAGCTCATCAAGAGGATGGCTGATAGAG AGCCTAACCTGCTGTCTGGCACTGCGCATAGTGTGAATAAACGTGGTGTGAAAAGAAGGGATCTGGACCTGGAAGAGCTTAAAGAGATTCTCTCTCCGCTGCTGCCTTTCGTCCGTACTGAGCACATATTACCCACTAACAGTGAGGTCCTCTCTGATACT ATGAAGAGGGGACTGATCAGCACTCCTCCATCTGATATGCTGCCCACAGCAGAGGGAGGCAAAGCCAACGCCTGGCTCAGGCAGAAGAGCGCTGGCATTTATGTTCGCCCACGCCTTTTTTCTCCTTACGTGGAGGAGGCCAAG gCCGTTCTGGATGAGATGATGGTTGAGCAGACCGATTTGGTCAGGCTGCGAATGGTGCGCATGTCCAACGTACCCGACACGCTCTACATGGTCAACAATGCTGTGCCCCAGTGCTGTCACATGATCAACCACCAGCAAATGGCGGGCAGCCAAACAGCTCCACCGTCTGTGGTTGCTAATGAGATACCAG TGCCCAGGTTGGGAGTAGTGAAGGAAATGATCCGTAGGCTGCAGGAGCTGCGTCACACAGACCAGGTGCAGCGGGCATATGCTCTGAACTGCGGTGAAGGCGCCACCGTCAGCTACGAGCTGCAGATACGTGTGCTCAGAGAGTTCGGACTACCTGACGGGGCCGCAGAACTCCTTCAG AATCCGCACAAGTTCTTTCCTGAAGAGCGTTTTGGAGATGAGAGTCCAGTGCTGGCTCTGCGCCAGTCGGGTCGCTGTCGGGTCAACAGTACACCAGCTGTGGAGAGCATGTTCACCGACCTGGAGTCACTGGTGGGCTTCCATCCTCCACTGCCCCCACCGCCTCCACCCTACCATCCTCCTTCCATCCCGGGCCACAGCCAGCAGCAGTTTAAAGCAGGCTGGAGACCTCGGGTTCCTAGCCAGGCTCCTTCCAGATCTTTCTCCTACCCCTGTAATCATGCACTCCTCCACAGGCAGCCCTCTTCAAAAATGGCCAGCCCAGTTTACCCACCAGGAACCAAGCCGTTGCCTCCTGACTGCACCAGTGCGCCGGGAGGAAGAAGTCTTCATCCTGATAAGCAAATG CAGAATATGGAACCCGTCATGCCAGACATCGCCATGGGAGTTTCTGCAATGAGCCTGAAGGAGCGTCGCCTTCCAGAAGTCTCCATGGAGGTGGAAAGTCACGAATCCCACCCCCACATGTCTACGGCTCCGCCCGCATCCCACGGCTACTCCAGCCGGCACCCGCACTCCTCCCGCAAACGTCACGCCGCCGAGCCCAAGCCCGAAGGCCCGCAGCCTGACTTCCCTGATCTCTACGAGTTCCCCGGTCGCCACGTGCCTCCCTACAGCGGACCGGACCTCTACATCCACAGTCGTCAGGCAGGCAGCGGGCCGCCGCCTCCGGCTTACTCCGAGCCTTCCGACTCTCTCCGCCTGGATGTGCTGGAACAACCTCCACAGAGACTAGACTTGGCGATCGTCTCCCAAGCAGCTGTTGCACAGGGTGCGCAGAGGTCACGAGCCATGAACGAGACAGATCTCACCTGTGGACTCGGCCCTTCGACAGAACAGTACGAGGAGTGGCCTACGAATCGCAGGCCGGCTCCCGAAGGGATAGGGCTGGTGTTAGGAGGAAACGTAGGGACTGGGGAAGAGGGAGGGTTGGGGGCTCGAGACCGTAGGTCACCCAACAAACCCGAATACCCATACAGGAAGTCCGCTCTCTGA
- the btbd7 gene encoding BTB/POZ domain-containing protein 7 isoform X2 — translation MGVNASSYPHSCSPRFGGNSQTQQTFIGSSYAPQGYGGESKLYSLEHGPEKPQDKKKKSSGLATLKRRFIKRRKSSRSADHARQMRELLSGWDVRDVNALVEEYEGTAALKELSLQAGLARPEVRTLQRDLATLYQHKYCTDVDLIFQDSCFPAHRAILAARCPFFKTLLSSSPGYGAEVLLDVGTAGMDAPMFSSLLHYLYTGELGSEDARLQNVDVLVRLSEEFGTPNSLEADMRNLCEHMPYFDSLLSFSSDSELVEAFGAGGPAPSIGGVGSAGVSHSSPDEELRAHKAVLSARSPFFRNLLQRRIRSGEEITERTLQTPTRIILDESIIPKKYARVVLQCMYTDVVDLSLVLRGSPSEGSLGEVQALVAGRGCMSRAEEAMELYHIALFLEFSMLAQGCEDIVAESISLDTVVAILKWSSQPYGSKWVHRQAMHFLCEDFSQVMTSDVLYELTKDHLLTAIQSDYLQASEQDILKYLVKWGEHQLIKRMADREPNLLSGTAHSVNKRGVKRRDLDLEELKEILSPLLPFVRTEHILPTNSEVLSDTMKRGLISTPPSDMLPTAEGGKANAWLRQKSAGIYVRPRLFSPYVEEAKAVLDEMMVEQTDLVRLRMVRMSNVPDTLYMVNNAVPQCCHMINHQQMAGSQTAPPSVVANEIPVPRLGVVKEMIRRLQELRHTDQVQRAYALNCGEGATVSYELQIRVLREFGLPDGAAELLQNPHKFFPEERFGDESPVLALRQSGRCRVNSTPAVESMFTDLESLVGFHPPLPPPPPPYHPPSIPGHSQQQFKAGWRPRVPSQAPSRSFSYPCNHALLHRQPSSKMASPVYPPGTKPLPPDCTSAPGGRSLHPDKQMNMEPVMPDIAMGVSAMSLKERRLPEVSMEVESHESHPHMSTAPPASHGYSSRHPHSSRKRHAAEPKPEGPQPDFPDLYEFPGRHVPPYSGPDLYIHSRQAGSGPPPPAYSEPSDSLRLDVLEQPPQRLDLAIVSQAAVAQGAQRSRAMNETDLTCGLGPSTEQYEEWPTNRRPAPEGIGLVLGGNVGTGEEGGLGARDRRSPNKPEYPYRKSAL, via the exons ATGGGTGTGAATGCCTCCAGCTACCCACACTCGTGTTCACCTCGATTCGGGGGTAACTCGCAGACCCAGCAGACCTTCATAG GCTCCTCCTATGCACCACAGGGTTATGGCGGTGAGTCTAAGCTCTACAGCCTAGAACATGGCCCTGAAAAACCTCAGGACAAGAAGAAAAAGAGCTCCGGTTTGGCAACCCTCAAGAGGAGATTCATTAAGCGACGCAAGTCCAGTCGGTCGGCTGATCATGCTCGGCAGATGCGTGAGCTCCTCTCAGGGTGGGATGTCCGTGACGTTAATGCCCTGGTGGAAGAGTACGAGGGCACAGCAGCACTCAAAGAGCTTAGTCTGCAGGCAGGCCTGGCTAGGCCCGAGGTTCGTACCCTGCAGCGGGATTTGGCCACCCTTTATCAGCACAAGTACTGCACTGATGTGGACCTGATCTTCCAGGATTCCTGCTTCCCAGCCCACCGTGCCATCCTGGCTGCACGCTGCCCGTTCTTCAAGACTCTACTTTCTTCATCACCAGGCTACGGGGCTGAGGTGTTGTTGGATGTTGGCACGGCAGGCATGGATGCGCCCATGTTCTCCTCATTGCTGCATTACCTTTATACAGGCGAGCTGGGCTCAGAAGATGCGAGGCTGCAGAATGTGGATGTGCTGGTAAGGCTGAGCGAGGAATTTGGTACTCCTAACTCCCTGGAAGCGGACATGCGAAACCTCTGCGAGCACATGCCGTATTTTGACTCTCTGCTTAGTTTTTCCTCCGACTCCGAGCTTGTGGAAGCATTTGGAGCAGGCGGACCTGCTCCGAGCATTGGGGGGGTTGGAAGCGCAGGTGTAAGCCATAGCTCACCTGATGAGGAGCTGAGGGCCCACAAGGCTGTGCTCTCAGCCCGCTCGCCATTTTTCCGCAATCTCTTGCAACGACGCATCCGGTCGGGGGAGGAGATCACCGAGCGCACTCTGCAAACCCCCACCCGGATTATTCTCGATGAATCCATCATCCCTAAAAAATATGCCCGTGTGGTCCTGCAATGCATGTATACCGATGTAGTGGACCTTTCGTTGGTTCTGCGTGGGAGCCCCTCCGAAGGCAGTTTGGGTGAAGTTCAGGCTCTGGTGGCTGGGAGAGGATGCATGAGCCGTGCAGAAGAGGCCATGGAGCTCTACCACATCGCTCTCTTCTTGGAATTCAGTATGCTGGCTCAGG GCTGTGAAGACATTGTGGCAGAGAGCATCTCGCTGGACACGGTGGTGGCCATTTTAAAGTGGAGCTCGCAACCTTATGGCTCCAAATGGGTTCATCGGCAGGCCATGCACTTCCTGTGTGAGGATTTCAGCCAGGTCATGACCTCTGACGTCCTGTATGAGCTCACAAAGGATCACCTGCTGACAGCCATTCAGTCCGATTATCTACAG GCCAGTGAGCAGGACATCCTCAAGTATTTGGTGAAGTGGGGTGAGCACCAGCTCATCAAGAGGATGGCTGATAGAG AGCCTAACCTGCTGTCTGGCACTGCGCATAGTGTGAATAAACGTGGTGTGAAAAGAAGGGATCTGGACCTGGAAGAGCTTAAAGAGATTCTCTCTCCGCTGCTGCCTTTCGTCCGTACTGAGCACATATTACCCACTAACAGTGAGGTCCTCTCTGATACT ATGAAGAGGGGACTGATCAGCACTCCTCCATCTGATATGCTGCCCACAGCAGAGGGAGGCAAAGCCAACGCCTGGCTCAGGCAGAAGAGCGCTGGCATTTATGTTCGCCCACGCCTTTTTTCTCCTTACGTGGAGGAGGCCAAG gCCGTTCTGGATGAGATGATGGTTGAGCAGACCGATTTGGTCAGGCTGCGAATGGTGCGCATGTCCAACGTACCCGACACGCTCTACATGGTCAACAATGCTGTGCCCCAGTGCTGTCACATGATCAACCACCAGCAAATGGCGGGCAGCCAAACAGCTCCACCGTCTGTGGTTGCTAATGAGATACCAG TGCCCAGGTTGGGAGTAGTGAAGGAAATGATCCGTAGGCTGCAGGAGCTGCGTCACACAGACCAGGTGCAGCGGGCATATGCTCTGAACTGCGGTGAAGGCGCCACCGTCAGCTACGAGCTGCAGATACGTGTGCTCAGAGAGTTCGGACTACCTGACGGGGCCGCAGAACTCCTTCAG AATCCGCACAAGTTCTTTCCTGAAGAGCGTTTTGGAGATGAGAGTCCAGTGCTGGCTCTGCGCCAGTCGGGTCGCTGTCGGGTCAACAGTACACCAGCTGTGGAGAGCATGTTCACCGACCTGGAGTCACTGGTGGGCTTCCATCCTCCACTGCCCCCACCGCCTCCACCCTACCATCCTCCTTCCATCCCGGGCCACAGCCAGCAGCAGTTTAAAGCAGGCTGGAGACCTCGGGTTCCTAGCCAGGCTCCTTCCAGATCTTTCTCCTACCCCTGTAATCATGCACTCCTCCACAGGCAGCCCTCTTCAAAAATGGCCAGCCCAGTTTACCCACCAGGAACCAAGCCGTTGCCTCCTGACTGCACCAGTGCGCCGGGAGGAAGAAGTCTTCATCCTGATAAGCAAATG AATATGGAACCCGTCATGCCAGACATCGCCATGGGAGTTTCTGCAATGAGCCTGAAGGAGCGTCGCCTTCCAGAAGTCTCCATGGAGGTGGAAAGTCACGAATCCCACCCCCACATGTCTACGGCTCCGCCCGCATCCCACGGCTACTCCAGCCGGCACCCGCACTCCTCCCGCAAACGTCACGCCGCCGAGCCCAAGCCCGAAGGCCCGCAGCCTGACTTCCCTGATCTCTACGAGTTCCCCGGTCGCCACGTGCCTCCCTACAGCGGACCGGACCTCTACATCCACAGTCGTCAGGCAGGCAGCGGGCCGCCGCCTCCGGCTTACTCCGAGCCTTCCGACTCTCTCCGCCTGGATGTGCTGGAACAACCTCCACAGAGACTAGACTTGGCGATCGTCTCCCAAGCAGCTGTTGCACAGGGTGCGCAGAGGTCACGAGCCATGAACGAGACAGATCTCACCTGTGGACTCGGCCCTTCGACAGAACAGTACGAGGAGTGGCCTACGAATCGCAGGCCGGCTCCCGAAGGGATAGGGCTGGTGTTAGGAGGAAACGTAGGGACTGGGGAAGAGGGAGGGTTGGGGGCTCGAGACCGTAGGTCACCCAACAAACCCGAATACCCATACAGGAAGTCCGCTCTCTGA